A window from Drosophila nasuta strain 15112-1781.00 chromosome 3, ASM2355853v1, whole genome shotgun sequence encodes these proteins:
- the LOC132789937 gene encoding uncharacterized protein LOC132789937, with amino-acid sequence MFCKLGLLSLAPLVITTILSAQLVDAEAAHRWFSGEHQSNEDQRGAYYQEQRGHHNHGHYHGHHHGHDYNPNQLNDRFPSIGYNGPPFYGPVYGNQHRGGAYPGQGFGYQEPSVGINAQQGLGFGGRSPNGGYGGRPGFGNAYQPRPGYGGGVPPYQSGQPGQGYGPNGFQQPEQGYAGGPLQPQPEVQQPGVGLIFNGALQPRPGQGLPYPGGPQQPSQSQSGSVGNTLQPRPGQGTADPFGVQKPDEGFSFNNDNSFQPRPGQGLTHPGTAQLPNQSQPGSIGNPLQPRPGKGTTDALGVQQPDEGFSFNNENSFQPRPGQGLAHSGTAQLPNQSQPGSIGNPLQPRPGQGTTDPFGLQHPDEGFSFNNENSFQPRPGQGLAHSGTAQLPNQSQPGSIGNPLQPRPGQGTTDTIGDQLVEEGSLFNSAIPQQPRSGQGQPYTGGPIQSQPGSIGSPLQPRPGQGTTDPFGLQQPDEGFSFKGENSLQPQGLPHSSGPNQSQSGSGSPLQPRPEQGQIEQSYPIGLQQPSQGQSGSPLQPRPGQVSSNLISFPHAEHTGNVPSGDSIQSHPKDFSVQPHSGHHNQTSSNLDQSSDSNQTDHTVDDNIFSIFNTKENGIKPLSVDTLPQSIEGRFLLSTDPKCKEGSDVRSGRCRQSA; translated from the exons ATGTTTTGTAAGCTTGGGCTCTTATCACTGGCCCCGTTAGTGATAACAACAATCCTAAGTGCGCAACTGGTAGATGCTGAGGCAGCGCATCGTTGGTTTTCAGGGGAACATCAGAGTAATGAGGATCAGAGGGGAGCTTATTACCAGGAGCAGAG AGGACACCACAATCACGGGCATTACCATGGACATCATCACGGACACGATTACAATCCCAATCAATTAAACGATCGTTTTCCGAGCATCGGGTATAATGGCCCCCCATTTTATGGGCCCGTTTATGGCAACCAGCATCGAGGAGGTGCATATCCGGGCCAAGGGTTTGGATATCAAGAGCCTAGCGTTGGTATCAATGCTCAGCAAGGCCTTGGGTTCGGAGGTCGCAGTCCCAATGGAGGTTACGGAGGACGCCCAGGTTTTGGGAATGCTTACCAACCGAGGCCAGGATACGGTGGTGGTGTCCCGCCCTATCAGAGCGGTCAACCAGGTCAGGGATATGGTCCCAATGGATTTCAACAGCCTGAGCAGGGCTATGCTGGGGGTCCATTGCAACCACAGCCAGAAGTGCAACAACCTGGCGTAGGTCTTATTTTCAACGGTGCACTGCAACCACGACCAGGACAAGGACTGCCATATCCTGGAGGACCCCAACAACCTAGCCAAAGCCAATCTGGAAGCGTTGGAAATACATTACAACCACGGCCAGGACAAGGAACTGCAGATCCCTTTGGCGTTCAAAAACCTGACGAAGGCTTCAGTTTCAACAATGACAATTCATTCCAACCTCGACCAGGGCAGGGACTGACACATCCAGGTACAGCCCAACTTCCTAACCAAAGTCAACCTGGAAGCATTGGAAATCCACTACAACCACGGCCAGGAAAAGGAACTACAGATGCCTTGGGGGTCCAACAACCAGACGAAGGTTTCAGTTTCAACAATGAAAATTCATTCCAACCTCGTCCAGGACAGGGATTGGCACATTCAGGTACAGCCCAACTTCCTAACCAAAGTCAGCCTGGAAGCATTGGAAATCCACTACAACCACGTCCAGGTCAAGGAACTACAGATCCGTTTGGCCTTCAACATCCCGACGAAGGCTTCAGTTTCAACAATGAAAATTCATTCCAACCTCGTCCAGGACAGGGATTGGCACATTCAGGTACAGCCCAACTTCCTAACCAAAGTCAGCCAGGAAGCATTGGAAATCCACTACAACCACGTCCAGGACAAGGAACTACTGATACCATTGGCGATCAACTAGTCGAGGAAGGTTCACTTTTCAACAGTGCCATTCCACAACAACCTCGCTCAGGACAGGGGCAACCATATACGGGAGGACCTATCCAAAGCCAACCTGGAAGCATTGGAAGTCCACTGCAGCCGCGGCCAGGACAAGGAACTACAGATCCATTTGGGTTGCAACAACCCGACGAAGGGTTTAGTTTCAAAGGTGAAAATTCACTCCAACCTCAAGGATTGCCACATTCAAGTGGACCAAACCAAAGTCAATCTGGAAGCGGAAGTCCATTGCAGCCACGTCCAGAACAAGGTCAAATCGAACAGTCCTATCCAATTGGACTCCAGCAACCAAGTCAAGGTCAATCTGGAAGTCCATTACAACCACGACCTGGCCAAGTGAGCTCTAACTTAATTTCTTTCCCGCATGCAGAACATACTGGCAATGTTCCATCTGGTGACTCCATTCAATCGCATCCCAAAGATTTCTCTGTTCAGCCACACTCTGGTCATCATAATCAGACTTCGTCGAATTTGGACCAAAGTTCGGATAGCAATCAAACTGACCACACTGTTGACgataatattttttctatttttaatacGAAAGAAAACGGGATAAAACCACTCTCTGTGGACACTTTGCCACAATCAATAGAGGGACGTTTTCTCTTATCCACCGATCCAAAATGTAAAGAAGGATCTGATGTTAGAAGCGGTCGCTGCCGCCAAAGTGCATAA
- the LOC132789939 gene encoding uncharacterized protein LOC132789939, with protein MHHNVVNALLLAIVIWHICEAELRLCATTKDDRIIFPDDNRDTWNNINASSTTEIPLNSTTATLDDLHRNTTQDLNRTTTTTTTTELPDIGNRILVDTLPVCEPGFQLRAGRCRKSA; from the coding sequence atgcatcACAACGTCGTTAACGCTCTTCTCTTGGCTATTGTGATTTGGCATATATGTGAAGCTGAATTACGTCTATGTGCTACTACCAAAGACGATCGCATCATCTTCCCAGACGATAATAGAGATACGTGGAACAATATTAATGCTAGCTCCACCACAGAAATACCTTTAAACAGCACAACAGCGACCTTGGATGATCTGCACCGCAATACGACTCAGGACTTAAaccgaacaacaacaacaacaacaacaacagagctgCCTGACATTGGCAATCGAATTCTTGTGGACACTCTGCCGGTTTGTGAGCCGGGCTTTCAACTGCGAGCGGGTCGATGTCGTAAATCGGCTTaa